Part of the Intestinibacillus sp. Marseille-P6563 genome is shown below.
TACGTTCCCAAAGCGAAAACCTACAAATTGTATTCGTCACCGGCTACGACCGTTATGTGTTTGAAGGTTATACGGTTGGAGCGCTGGATTATCTGTTAAAGCCTGCCACAGCCGAGCACATCCATCAACTGCTGACTCGGGTATTTGCTACTTTGCAAAAAACCAGCGACTCGGTATACGTATGCCGGAATGCAGAGGGACTCTATCGCATTCCGCGCAAAGATATCTTATATTTTTTCTCCGAAAAGCGGCTCATCACCTGTGTCACCACGCAACGATCGTATACGTTTTATGCAAAGCTGGACGATGTGCAAAATGGGCTGGACGATCAATTTGTACGGATTCATCAGCGGTATTTGATTCATGCGCCTGCAGTAACACGCATCGGTGACCATGATGTACAAATTGGCTCGCAGACGCTGCCCATTTCCCGCAATTATAAAAAGCAAGCACTGCTCACACTCACCCGTGTCTTGTTATCACAATTTTCCTCCCCGGAGGATCATATTCCATGTTAGTCCATATCCTCTTTCAAGCGATTGTCGTTTATCTTCCTTTCTTCCTGTCCCCATTTTTCATCTTAAAGCTCATAGAAAAATTTTTGGTTCCCCGTCCCGGAAAACTGGCGCAGGGACTGCGTGTGATCATCGCCTGGGTTTCGGTCAATATGATCATTCAAATCTCCGACCCGGTCAATATCTTGTACACGCTTCCCTTTTTCTGTTTGAGCATTCTTTTTTTGTAT
Proteins encoded:
- a CDS encoding LytR/AlgR family response regulator transcription factor, whose amino-acid sequence is MQKGRCPILHLGICDDQVASRTALRSLLERDLTERGSTYCIFEFSSGEGLLHWFEKHIGEIDVLFLDIEMQGIHGMDTAHRLRSQSENLQIVFVTGYDRYVFEGYTVGALDYLLKPATAEHIHQLLTRVFATLQKTSDSVYVCRNAEGLYRIPRKDILYFFSEKRLITCVTTQRSYTFYAKLDDVQNGLDDQFVRIHQRYLIHAPAVTRIGDHDVQIGSQTLPISRNYKKQALLTLTRVLLSQFSSPEDHIPC